From a region of the Besnoitia besnoiti strain Bb-Ger1 chromosome I, whole genome shotgun sequence genome:
- a CDS encoding putative NADH-cytochrome b5 reductase 1 (encoded by transcript BESB_001360), with the protein MKEQASPSIPLKGEEVPVQGLGASQPALLVMYLGLGRLRNSGKTGGASQGNSSDPFMDKTRKKFKLVDKLALSPNTHKYRFCLDRPEQILGLPVGKHLKLFAPAPAARVQGQWNNAPDPEAEQAEIERKYTPVTGDRVQGYVDLIIKVYRRGEVEQFPDGGKMSQYLDSLRVGDYVDVMGPFGLIEYLGNGEFRVNRRMIKKKKIGMVAGGTGITPMYQLASEILGTGSDPTCLSLLFANRTKEDILLRDELEEMQEAYPDQFRVAFTVDEPGPSWRFFSGFVDEAMLRATMPPPSPDTLILLCGAPPMVRSCMEKLLALGYAKEDILEF; encoded by the exons ATGAAGGAGCAGGCATCCCCTTCCATCCCACTCAAGGGAGAAGAAGTGCCGGTGCAAGGCCTTGGGgcctcgcagcctgcgcTGCTCGTCA TGTACCTCGGTCTCGGGCGGCTGAGGAACTCAGGCAAGACAGGCGGTGCGTCGCAGGGCAACTCGAGCGACCCCTTTATGGATAAAACGCGAAAGAAGTTCAAACTGGTTGATAAACTGGCCCTGTCGCCCAACACACACAAATACCGCTTCTGCCTTGACCGCCCCGAGCAGATCCTCGGCCTGCCCGTCGGGAAGCACCTCAAGCTCTTcgctcccgcgcccgcggcccgcGTGCAGGGACAGTG GAACAACGCGCCGGACCCCGAGGCCGAACAAGCGGAGATCGAGCGGAAGTACACGCCAGTCACCGGAGATCGCGTCCAGGGCTACGTGGACCTGATCATCAAGGTTtaccgcagaggagaagtCGAACAGTTTCCCGACGGAGGAAAAATGTCACAGTATCTCGACAGTCTGCGGGTTGGAGACTACGTGGACGTCATGGGGCCGTTCGG GCTGATTGAGTATCTGGGAAATGGCGAGTTCCGGGTGAACCGACGGATGatcaagaagaagaagatcGGTATGGTCGCTGGCGGCACAGGCATCACGCCCATGTATCAGCTGGCTTCCGAGATCCTGGGAACGGGCTCGGACCCCACCTGTCTttcgcttctcttcgcgAACCGGACCAAAGAAGATATTCTCCTTCGCGATG AGTTGGAGGAGATGCAGGAGGCTTACCCAGACCAGTTTCGAGTCGCGTTTACAGTCGACGAGCCAGGGCCTTCGTGGCGGTTTTTCTCGGGCTTCGTAGACGAAGCGATGCTGCGAGCCACCAtgccgcctccgtctccaGACACACTTATTCTCCTCTGCGGGGCGCCGCCAATggtgcgcagctgcatggAGAAACTGCTCGCTCTGGGCTACGCGAAGGAAGATATTCTCGAGTTCTAG
- a CDS encoding hypothetical protein (encoded by transcript BESB_001350) yields MTHRVHWGHRPLWRVGRLFSLVWISATLELHRVFTNSRLLSLAAHSAWSASAAFPSPAPASATLTSETFPTTDPGENVSLPHTDNLTYDKTPAPPYDLSEEFSTDSPSASFLQIDGIGAPHGHNEVGVGQIYGGSPQGGALADHVSAPNSPSADHGAPRESAPALAVSPEFRASKTRGRQQLLARSLSSVVKIFVDITTPDHHSPWQMQAPKEVSGSGFVIEGRRVLTNGHVVTDATRVLVRKHGNAKKFLARVLATAHEADLALLEVDSEEFWENLEPLEFGGVPHLSESVTVLGYPTGGDQLSITEGVVSRVGMSVYAHSSFSLLTVQIDAAINPGNSGGPAMVDNRVVGVAFQGFSQLQNMGFIVPYPVVRHFLNDLILHGRYTGFPALGMKIAHMENDGLREFKGLNALRASDLPHGVTPTGVLVIEVDQLRIARYRTGKIRVPFSSWPVSGPVDPKSLTLIPALDEDASESSSRESGPPLLASPPSSSPGFPRVGPGEGVREQGTNARPLLAAQTEFSPRLLPVSTTHEAGLSSLPLHSRPLLSPRGDADSGSGAEPVRTVTESELDGILEKHVIGESGGSPASASAAANEGGGRGPRGDSTAQIARPTFIQTRVRPEHVLVDRRALLRRLTQARRKQLARQRAEARFAGAAQSKAEGAAVSREEDGSAEAPDILQRLSQRNGSHLKAPYKRAEHRERDADSRVRGMELQIASTDPIGEDASEVIPGRDIDNDADILVSINPSHFLSKLPSLASSLPQSLKDKALAPPAAQRRPRSEQDLLIPNPYFREQQAELEDRQLGLKVGDVLLAIDGKDVADDGTVAFRQLERVSVEYTIINRFNGEACKALVLRDGKVQEILIPLTISNLRVPAHTADQTPKYFVFGGLVFTTLTRRLVEHMRGTELPAFFITEITRSEFQKSENDEVVVLSVILASELTVGYNAAPAIVTAVQGEEVRGLADVVRIVEQSTDPFLEFTVEVAGSARFPLVLDREKAIQINPLILEQHRILRDRSVFL; encoded by the exons ATGACACACAGGGTACACTGGGGCCACCGGCCTCTTTGGAGAGTCGGgcgtctcttttctcttgttTGGATCTCTGCGACATTGGAACTCCACAGAGTCTTCACCAACTCTAGACTGCTTTCTCTAGCAGCGCATTCGGCGTggtctgcctctgctgctttCCCGTCACCTGCACCCGCATCTGCCACCCTCACCTCCGAGACGTTCCCGACTACGGATCCCGGCGAAAACGTGTCTTTACCTCATACAGACAATTTAACATACGACAAGACTCCAGCACCACCATATGACCTATCTGAGGAGTTCAGCACAGACTCGCCGAGTGCATCATTCTTGCAGATTGACGGTATTGGTGCTCCACATGGACATAATGAGGTGGGAGTAGGCCAGATATACGGAGGGAGTCCTCAAGGAGGCGCATTGGCTGACCACGTGTCGGCGCCTAATTCACCGTCGGCCGATCATGGTGCGCCACGGGAGTCTGCCCCAGCGCTTGCCGTGTCTCCAGAATTTAGGGCTTCAAAGACACGCGGGCGCCAACAACTCCTGGCCAGGAGCTTGAGCAGCGTGGTAAAAATCTTCGTTGACATCACGACGCCGGATCATCACTCGCCTTGGCAAATGCAGGCGCCGAAAGAAGTGTCTGG ATCTGGCTTCGTCATCGAAGGCAGGAGAGTCTTGACCAACGGTCACGTTGTCACCGACGCAACGCGTGTGTTGGTTCGTAAACACGG GAACGCCAAGAAATTTTTGGCGAGAGTTTTGGCGACTGCGCACGAAGCTGACTTGGCGCTGCTCGAAGTTGATAGCGAGGAATTCTGGGAGAACCTGGAACCGCTGGAGTTCGGAGGCGTTCCTCACCTCAGT GAGAGTGTGACTGTCCTTGGCTACCCGACGGGCGGTGACCAATTGAGCATCACGGAGGGAGTCGTCAGCCGCGTGGGAATGTCCGTCTACGCGCACTCTTCTTTCAG CTTGCTCACCGTCCAGATCGACGCAGCGATCAACCCCGGCAACTCTGGAGGCCCAGCGATGGTGGACAACCGCGTCGTGGGTGTGGCCTTTCAGGGATTCAGTCAGCTGCAGAATATGGGATTCATAGTTCCCTACCCAGTTGTGAGGCACTTCCTTAACGACTTGATCCTTCACGGCAGATACACTGGCTTCCCAGCGCTCGGCATGAAAATCGCGCACATGGAGAATGACG GTCTGCGCGAATTCAAAGGCCTGAACGCTTTGCGGGCGTCGGACCTCCCACATGGGGTGACTCCAACCGGCGTGTTGGTGATTGAGGTGGATCAGCTGCGTATTGCGCGGTACCGCACGGGCAAGATACGAgtgcctttttcttcctgGCCTGTCTCTGGTCCCGTTGACCCGAAGAGCTTGACGTTGATCCCGGCATTAGACGAGGACGCCAGCGAGTCGTcttcgcgcgagagcggcccCCCGCtactcgcgtcgccgccctcgtcgtcgccaggTTTCCCCAGAGTTGGCCCTGGCGAGGGTGTCAGAGAACAAGGGACTAACGCACGCCCTCTGTTGGCGGCGCAAACAGAattctctcctcgtctgcttccggTCTCGACTACGCACGAGGCAGGACTCTCGTCCCTGCCCCTCCACTCGCGCCCGCTCCTCtcgccccgcggcgacgcggacagcggcagcggcgcagagccggTGAGAACCGTGACGGAGAGCGAGTTGGACGGAATCCTTGAGAAGCACGTCatcggcgagagcggcgggtCTCCTGCCTCAGCTTCAGCGGCGGCcaacgagggcggcgggcgtgGACCTCGTGGGGACTCGACAGCACAGATCGCGCGCCCGACCTTCATCCAGACCCGAGTCCGGCCGGAGCACGTCCTCGTGGATCGCAgggcgctgcttcgccggcTCACACAGGCACGAAGGAAGCAgctggcgcggcagagggcagaggcgagattcgcaggcgctgcgcagagcaAAGCCGAAGGTGCCGCGGTCTctcgcgaggaggacggaaGCGCCGAAGCGCCCGACATCCTGCAGCGACTCTCCCAGCGCAATGGAAGTCACCTGAAGGCCCCGTACAAGCGAGCTGAGCACCGCGAGAGGgacgcagacagcagagTGCGGGGAATGGAGCTCCAGATCGCAAGCACCGACCCTATTGGAGAAGACGCCTCAGAGGTGATCCCTGGAAGAGACATTGACAACGACGCGGATATCCTCGTATCGATCAACCCGTCGCACTTTCTGTCCAAGTTGCCGTCGTTAGCTTCTTCCCTTCCACAGTCTCTGAAAGAcaaggcgctggcgccgccggccgctcAGCGGCGACCCAGGTCAGAGCAAGATTTACTCATCCCGAATCCCTACTTCCGAGAACAACAAGCTGAGTTGGAGGACAGGCAGCTCGGGCTCAAGGTCGGCGACGTGCTTCTCGCCATAGACGGAAAAG ACGTTGCTGATGACGGCACTGTCGCGTTCAG ACAACTTGAGCGTGTCTCTGTCGAGTACACGATCATCAACCGCTTCAACGGCGAGGCGTGCAAGGCGCTGGTGCTGAGAGACGGAAAAGTGCAAGAGATTCTG ATTCCCCTCACAATTTCCAATCTGCGCGTGCCAGCGCACACCGCGGACCAGACGCCCAAGTacttcgtcttcggcggGCTCGTCTTCACAACACTTACCAGACGCCTTGTG GAGCACATGAGAGGCACCGAGCTTCCAGCCTTCTTCATCACGGAGATCACGAGGAGCGAATTCCAGAAGTCCGAAAATGATGAGGTGGTCGTGCTGAGTGTA ATCCTCGCGTCCGAGCTGACTGTCGGATAcaacgccgcgcccgcgatcGTGACCGCCGTGCAAGGCGAGGAGGTCCGCGGTTTAGCAGACGTCGTGCGGATTGTTGAACAGAGCACCGACCCTTTCCTCGAGTTCACGGTGGAAGTGGCAGGAAGTGCCAGATTTCCCCTGGTTCTGGACAGGGAGAAAGCGATTCAGATCAACCCGCTGATCTTGGAGCAGCACCGGATCCTCCGAGACCGGTCGGTGTTTCTCTAA